A region from the Fusarium musae strain F31 chromosome 1, whole genome shotgun sequence genome encodes:
- a CDS encoding hypothetical protein (BUSCO:EOG092653YS), with translation MDFQNRAGSKFGGGGVASQSATNADRRERLRKLALETIDLDKDPYFFKNHVGSFECRLCLTVHQNDGSYLAHTQGKKHQTNLARRAAREQKEGRQGAVDPATGLPIGVTGAGFAQRRNVVKIGRPGYKITKIRDPVSRQQGLLFQLQYPDATPETSPKWQVMNAFTQHVEEPDKNFQYLLVAAEPYETVGFKIPARELDKREDKQFAFWDPDAKEYWIQVMFMTEREERFNAAPGLTVRR, from the coding sequence ATGGATTTCCAAAACCGCGCCGGCTCGAAATTCGGCGGTGGAGGCGTCGCTTCTCAGTCCGCCACCAACGCCGACCGTCGCGAACGTCTTCGCAAGCTCGCTCTCGAGACCATCGACCTCGACAAGGACCCCTACTTCTTCAAGAATCACGTCGGCTCGTTCGAGTGCCGTCTTTGTCTCACGGTTCATCAGAATGATGGCTCCTACCTTGCCCATACCCAGGGCAAGAAACATCAGACCAACCTCGCCCGTCGCGCTGCTCGTGAGCAAAAAGAAGGTCGTCAAGGCGCCGTTGACCCAGCTACCGGTCTCCCCATTGGAGTGACAGGTGCAGGCTTCGCGCAGCGTCGCAACGTTGTAAAGATCGGGCGCCCGGGATACAAGATCACCAAGATCCGCGACCCTGTCTCCCGTCAGCAGGGTCTgctcttccagctccaatATCCCGATGCGACCCCCGAAACATCTCCCAAGTGGCAGGTCATGAACGCCTTCACTCAGCACGTCGAGGAGCCCGATAAGAACTTCCAATACCTACTCGTTGCCGCCGAACCTTACGAGACAGTTGGCTTCAAAATTCCTGCCCGTGAGCTTGACAAGCGCGAGGACAAGCAGTTTGCCTTTTGGGATCCAGATGCCAAGGAGTATTGGATTCAGGTCATGTTCATGACTGAGCGCGAGGAACGTTTCAACGCGGCTCCTGGTTTGACGGTAAGGAGGTAA